A window of the Gossypium hirsutum isolate 1008001.06 chromosome A05, Gossypium_hirsutum_v2.1, whole genome shotgun sequence genome harbors these coding sequences:
- the LOC107958141 gene encoding WUSCHEL-related homeobox 4, with protein sequence MGNMKVHQLARGFWEHEPSLSLGCKRLRPLAPKLQQHTSSTDTVSSFDLKSFIRPESGPRKLGPSDQKRDSSQVETHPGGTRWNPTQEQIGILEMLYRGGMRTPNAQQIEKITAQLGKYGKIEGKNVFYWFQNHKARERQKMKRNSLGLTNCPRNSPPISTITLETRMEIMERSDEDSPYKRKCKSWSFEYLDEQSISPCKEQENRTLELFPLHPEGR encoded by the exons ATGGGAAACATGAAGGTGCATCAGTTGGCACGTGGATTCTGGGAGCACGAACCATCTCTCTCCCTTGGCTGTAAGCGCTTACGCCCTCTCGCTCCCAAGTTACAGCAGCACACCTCCTCCACTGATACCGTCTCCTCTTTCGACCTTAAGAGCTTCATTCGACCCGAAAGTGGCCCTAGAAAGCTTGGCCCCTCCGACCAGAAGCGAGATTCTTCTCAG GTGGAAACGCACCCTGGTGGTACGCGATGGAATCCTACGCAAGAACAGATAGGGATTTTAGAGATGCTGTATAGAGGTGGGATGCGAACTCCAAATGCACAGCAAATAGAAAAAATCACTGCGCAGTTAGGGAAATACGGCAAGATCGAAGGCAAAAACGTTTTCTACTGGTTCCAAAACCACAAAGCACGCGAGAGACAGAAGATGAAGCGCAACAGCCTTGGCCTTACCAATTGTCCCAGAAACTCACCTCCCATTAGTACCATAACTTTGGAGACTAGG ATGGAAATAATGGAAAGATCAGATGAGGATAGTCCATATAAGAGGAAGTGCAAGAGCTGGTCATTTGAGTACTTGGATGAACAAAGCATATCCCCATGTAAAGAGCAGGAAAACAGAACTCTGGAGCTATTCCCATTGCACCCGGAAGGCAGATGA